The Pyramidobacter porci genome includes a window with the following:
- the ilvD gene encoding dihydroxy-acid dehydratase, whose translation MNSDKIKKGYLRAPHRSLLKAGGYTDWEIERPFVGVVNAYNAINPGHTHLNRIAAAVKSGVYAFGGLPLEFPVVGVCDGIAMNHEGMRFSLPSRELIRDSIEVMVKGHALDALVLIPNCDKIVPGMAMAAAELNIPAIVISGGPMLAGLTHGRSSDLNSVFEAVGARAAGRMGDEELRYYENTVCPTCGSCSGMFTANTMNCMMEVLGLALPGNGSIPAVLAARERLAKDAGRQIMLMIEKNIRPSDILTEEAFENAVAVDMALGGSTNTTLHLPAIADCAGVKLSLEKMDEISRNTPHLCSMSPGGIYHIEDIDRAGGISAVMRELYDAGKIHGDAMTCTGERVREKLKNAKVLDCDVIRPLSNPVDPEGGIAVLKGNLAPLGSVVKQTAVLPEMMRHSGPARVFDSEEAASEAIYGNRINDGDVVVIRYEGPKGGPGMREMLSPTSAIAGMGKGSTVALLTDGRFSGASRGASIGHISPEAASGGPIALVQEGDVIEIDIPARRLELKVSDEELARRRASWECPKLDSGSAFLERYRAFVTSGVEGAVLRKR comes from the coding sequence ATGAACAGCGACAAGATAAAAAAGGGGTACCTGCGAGCTCCCCATCGTTCCCTCCTGAAAGCCGGAGGCTACACGGACTGGGAGATCGAACGTCCCTTCGTGGGCGTCGTCAACGCTTACAACGCCATCAATCCGGGACATACCCACCTGAACCGCATTGCCGCAGCTGTGAAGAGCGGCGTCTACGCCTTCGGCGGTCTGCCTCTTGAATTTCCAGTGGTGGGGGTCTGCGACGGCATCGCCATGAACCACGAGGGGATGCGTTTTTCCCTTCCCAGCCGGGAACTGATCCGCGATTCCATCGAGGTGATGGTGAAGGGGCATGCCCTTGACGCTCTGGTGCTGATTCCCAACTGCGACAAGATCGTTCCCGGCATGGCAATGGCCGCGGCGGAGCTGAACATTCCCGCCATCGTCATCAGCGGTGGTCCCATGCTCGCAGGCCTGACCCACGGCAGGTCCTCCGACCTGAACTCCGTTTTTGAAGCCGTGGGAGCCCGGGCGGCCGGCAGGATGGGCGACGAGGAACTGCGCTACTACGAGAACACCGTCTGCCCGACCTGCGGTTCCTGCTCCGGTATGTTCACCGCCAACACCATGAACTGCATGATGGAGGTCCTCGGGCTGGCTCTGCCGGGCAACGGCTCCATCCCCGCCGTTCTGGCGGCCCGCGAGCGCCTTGCCAAGGATGCCGGGCGGCAGATCATGCTCATGATCGAGAAAAACATCCGCCCGAGCGACATCCTGACCGAGGAGGCCTTCGAGAACGCTGTCGCGGTGGACATGGCCCTCGGCGGCTCTACCAACACGACGCTCCACCTTCCTGCCATCGCAGACTGCGCCGGCGTGAAACTGAGTCTGGAGAAAATGGACGAGATCAGCCGCAATACGCCGCACCTTTGCAGCATGAGCCCCGGCGGAATTTATCACATCGAGGACATCGACCGCGCCGGCGGAATCTCCGCGGTGATGAGGGAACTTTACGATGCCGGCAAGATCCATGGCGACGCGATGACCTGTACGGGCGAAAGGGTGAGGGAGAAGCTGAAGAACGCCAAAGTCCTCGATTGCGACGTGATCCGTCCTCTGTCCAATCCCGTGGACCCGGAAGGCGGAATCGCCGTTTTGAAGGGCAATCTGGCGCCTCTTGGCTCCGTGGTCAAGCAGACGGCAGTGCTTCCGGAGATGATGCGCCACAGCGGACCGGCTCGCGTGTTCGATTCCGAAGAGGCAGCCAGCGAAGCCATTTACGGCAACAGAATCAACGACGGCGACGTGGTGGTGATCCGCTACGAAGGGCCCAAGGGCGGCCCCGGCATGAGAGAGATGCTGTCTCCCACGTCGGCAATCGCCGGCATGGGCAAGGGAAGCACCGTGGCGCTGCTGACGGACGGGCGCTTCTCCGGCGCCAGCCGCGGCGCGTCGATCGGCCATATCTCGCCTGAGGCGGCTTCCGGCGGTCCCATCGCCTTGGTGCAGGAGGGCGACGTCATCGAGATCGACATACCGGCCCGCAGGCTGGAGCTCAAGGTCTCCGACGAAGAGCTGGCCCGTCGCCGCGCGAGCTGGGAATGCCCCAAGCTCGACAGCGGAAGCGCCTTCCTCGAGCGTTACCGCGCCTTCGTCACTTCCGGCGTGGAGGGGGCTGTGCTTCGAAAAAGATGA
- the wecB gene encoding non-hydrolyzing UDP-N-acetylglucosamine 2-epimerase, translating into MKKRIVLAFGTRPEAIKMAPVYLALARSGALEPVILLTGQHRTQLEQALSIFGVPHERNLDVMTERQTLPELAARILPQAAAAFRGLKADYVLVHGDTLTTFVSAWAAFLERIPVGHVEAGLRSGSMSEPFPEEANRVLTDALCDTFFAPTEGARANLLKSGAAPARVFVTGQTAVDAILFASKKGVLPDDVPERGPVATVTLHRRENWPVLNELARRLAGVARARAEWTFVFPVHLNPVVREAVVPPLSGVGNVKLVEPLEYGCMAALLARSRLILTDSGGLQEEGASLGVPVAVVRNVTERPEGVEAGIVTLLGNEPERAMTEFAALMDDEPRLDRMASVKNPYGDGRASERIAAALERRLA; encoded by the coding sequence ATGAAAAAACGGATCGTTCTCGCGTTCGGCACGCGGCCGGAGGCGATCAAGATGGCGCCGGTGTATCTGGCGCTGGCGCGAAGCGGCGCGCTGGAGCCGGTGATTTTGCTGACCGGTCAGCACAGGACGCAGCTCGAACAGGCGCTTTCCATCTTCGGCGTGCCGCACGAGCGCAATCTGGACGTGATGACCGAACGGCAGACGCTGCCGGAATTGGCGGCGCGGATCTTGCCGCAGGCGGCGGCGGCGTTTCGCGGACTGAAGGCCGATTACGTGCTGGTGCACGGCGACACGCTGACGACGTTCGTCTCGGCGTGGGCGGCGTTTCTGGAACGCATCCCGGTCGGGCACGTGGAGGCGGGGCTGCGCAGCGGCTCGATGAGCGAGCCGTTTCCGGAAGAAGCCAACCGCGTGCTGACCGACGCGCTGTGCGACACGTTCTTCGCGCCGACGGAAGGGGCGCGCGCCAATCTGCTGAAAAGCGGCGCCGCCCCGGCGCGCGTTTTCGTGACGGGACAGACGGCGGTCGACGCGATCCTCTTCGCTTCGAAAAAAGGAGTTTTGCCCGATGACGTGCCCGAGCGCGGCCCGGTCGCGACGGTGACGCTGCACCGGCGCGAGAACTGGCCCGTGCTGAACGAACTGGCGCGTCGTCTGGCCGGTGTGGCGCGCGCCCGCGCGGAGTGGACGTTCGTGTTCCCGGTCCATCTCAACCCCGTCGTGCGCGAGGCGGTCGTGCCGCCGCTGTCGGGCGTGGGGAACGTGAAGCTCGTCGAGCCGCTGGAATACGGCTGCATGGCGGCGCTGCTGGCGCGCAGCCGTTTGATCCTGACGGACTCGGGCGGTCTGCAGGAGGAAGGCGCGTCGCTGGGCGTGCCGGTGGCGGTGGTGCGCAACGTCACGGAGCGGCCGGAAGGCGTGGAAGCGGGAATCGTGACGCTGCTCGGCAACGAGCCTGAAAGGGCGATGACGGAATTCGCGGCGCTGATGGACGATGAACCTCGCCTCGACCGCATGGCTTCGGTCAAAAATCCCTACGGCGACGGACGCGCTTCGGAGCGGATCGCCGCGGCGCTGGAACGCCGGCTGGCCTGA
- a CDS encoding DUF1858 domain-containing protein, translated as MITKDMLIADIVDKYPQVVQPLMLSGMGCIGCAISHAESLEEGAMAHGLDPDDLVSGLNEVLKANGIED; from the coding sequence ATGATCACCAAAGATATGCTGATCGCCGACATCGTCGACAAGTATCCGCAGGTCGTCCAGCCCCTGATGCTGTCCGGCATGGGCTGCATCGGCTGCGCCATCTCCCACGCCGAAAGCCTCGAAGAGGGCGCCATGGCCCACGGCCTCGACCCGGACGATCTCGTCAGCGGCCTGAACGAAGTTCTCAAGGCCAACGGCATCGAAGACTGA
- the cls gene encoding cardiolipin synthase, producing the protein MTWGQGLSIFFLTGLDIVSFVIRLSALVIIPQRHNPSTATAWLLVILLWPWPGMIAYSVLGTNVLPSRRMERHNAMLSYFHDIQRMMHSELPGTISPQLPPSLQATANLAQNLGYLSAVQGNTVQYVTETDDFIDTLVDEIDAAASEIDLLYYIFVDDSQGRKVINACRRAARRGVTVRLLLDSVGSREFLRSSLREDIQRDGVQVEEALPVRIYRAKAARFDLRNHRKLAVFDSRVAVTGSHNVTEPSYGRFGKLIWKDVSLRFCGPVVRQLESVFIEDWYVETGERLDTSHLFSAATDFSGPSCLQTVPSGPSYQTENYQRLIIASIIGAQEQVTITTPYLIPDEGMLQAIEVARLRGVKVRLVTPARSDQIIAGYASRAYYEDFLRLGVEVYLYNKGLLHAKTVTVDDNLGFVGSSNFDIRSFSLNFEINMILYGVQENFGIHRVQGLYICDSHRLTQDEWGKRGHVSMALESVTKLLSPLL; encoded by the coding sequence ATGACGTGGGGTCAGGGGCTCAGCATTTTCTTCCTCACCGGACTGGACATCGTATCGTTCGTCATCCGCCTCTCCGCGCTGGTGATCATCCCCCAGCGGCACAATCCTTCTACGGCCACGGCGTGGCTGCTGGTGATCCTGCTCTGGCCGTGGCCGGGCATGATCGCCTACTCCGTCCTCGGCACCAACGTGCTGCCGTCGCGCCGCATGGAACGGCACAACGCCATGCTCTCGTATTTTCACGATATCCAGCGCATGATGCACTCCGAACTGCCGGGGACTATCTCGCCGCAGCTGCCGCCGTCGTTGCAGGCCACCGCCAATCTGGCACAGAATCTGGGGTACCTGAGTGCCGTTCAGGGCAACACGGTGCAGTACGTCACCGAAACCGACGATTTCATCGATACTCTCGTCGACGAGATCGACGCCGCCGCCAGCGAGATCGACCTGCTCTACTACATCTTCGTCGACGATTCGCAGGGGCGCAAGGTGATCAACGCCTGCCGGCGGGCGGCCCGGCGCGGCGTTACCGTGCGGCTGCTCCTCGATTCCGTGGGCTCGCGCGAATTCCTGCGCAGTTCTTTGAGAGAAGACATCCAGCGCGACGGCGTCCAGGTGGAGGAAGCCCTTCCCGTGCGCATCTACCGCGCCAAAGCCGCCCGCTTCGACCTGCGCAACCATCGCAAGCTCGCCGTCTTCGACAGCCGCGTCGCCGTCACCGGCTCGCACAACGTCACAGAACCCAGCTACGGCCGCTTCGGCAAGCTGATCTGGAAAGACGTCAGCCTGCGCTTCTGCGGCCCGGTCGTGCGCCAGTTGGAGAGCGTCTTCATCGAAGACTGGTATGTGGAGACCGGCGAACGGCTCGATACCTCCCATCTGTTCTCCGCCGCCACGGATTTTTCCGGCCCTTCGTGCCTGCAGACTGTGCCGAGCGGCCCTTCCTACCAGACCGAGAACTATCAGAGGCTCATCATCGCGTCCATCATCGGCGCCCAGGAACAGGTGACGATCACCACGCCTTACCTGATCCCCGACGAGGGCATGCTCCAGGCCATCGAAGTCGCCCGTCTGCGCGGCGTCAAAGTCAGACTGGTGACGCCGGCCCGGTCGGACCAGATCATCGCCGGTTACGCCTCGCGCGCGTATTACGAGGACTTTCTCAGGCTCGGCGTCGAAGTGTACCTCTACAACAAGGGGCTGCTCCACGCCAAGACCGTCACTGTGGACGACAACCTCGGCTTCGTCGGGTCGAGCAACTTCGACATCCGTTCGTTCTCGCTCAATTTCGAGATCAACATGATCCTCTACGGCGTGCAGGAAAACTTCGGCATCCACCGCGTGCAGGGACTTTACATCTGCGACTCCCACCGCCTCACGCAGGACGAATGGGGAAAACGCGGTCACGTTTCCATGGCGCTCGAGTCCGTCACCAAGCTGCTGAGCCCGCTGCTGTGA
- a CDS encoding NCS2 family permease, with protein sequence MVKDLLAALAVVVNGIPQGLLALMYGFAALPTALAFLAGVGGSLYFNSVATISFQAETIALAGNLGKDIRERLSMVFWGAVFLLIPSLLGLNEAIVSWIGPAIVDSMMAGVGLMLANVSVDMLKSEKYSGSLSVAVALAVWFWTRDLAWTIIVSVTAATLLYNYLLRVCRMELDRLSADVSNEKFRFGNIEWRFWRSRRVFSGALAMACINIGANISFGKITGSIAQVNANVDHLAIYSSAADIVSTLFGGSPVESIISGTATAPHPVLSSVMMMGIMAALLIFRLLPTIGRYVHRSSIAGFLLVLGVFVTFINNAALAISAVPPEALNGFGFAPWGMVVGATIFASARWNPFVGLVAGTVIRMIFHL encoded by the coding sequence GTGGTCAAGGATCTTTTGGCGGCGCTGGCCGTTGTCGTCAACGGCATCCCGCAGGGACTGCTGGCGCTGATGTACGGTTTTGCGGCGCTGCCGACGGCGCTGGCTTTTCTGGCCGGCGTGGGCGGTTCGCTGTATTTCAACTCGGTAGCGACGATTTCCTTCCAGGCCGAGACCATCGCGCTGGCCGGCAATCTGGGCAAGGATATCCGCGAGCGTCTCAGCATGGTCTTCTGGGGCGCGGTGTTCCTGCTGATCCCCTCGCTGCTGGGGCTGAACGAGGCGATCGTGAGCTGGATCGGTCCGGCGATCGTCGATTCGATGATGGCCGGCGTCGGCCTGATGCTGGCCAACGTTTCGGTGGACATGCTCAAGTCCGAAAAGTATTCCGGCTCGCTCTCGGTGGCCGTGGCGCTGGCCGTGTGGTTCTGGACCCGCGACCTGGCCTGGACGATCATCGTCTCCGTGACGGCGGCGACGCTGCTTTACAACTATCTGCTGCGCGTGTGCCGCATGGAGCTCGATCGGCTGTCCGCCGACGTCAGCAACGAAAAGTTCCGTTTCGGCAACATCGAATGGCGTTTCTGGCGCAGCCGGCGCGTCTTTTCCGGCGCGCTGGCCATGGCCTGCATCAACATCGGCGCCAACATCTCCTTCGGCAAGATCACCGGCTCCATCGCGCAGGTGAACGCCAACGTCGACCATCTGGCGATCTACTCGAGCGCGGCCGACATCGTTTCCACGCTGTTCGGCGGTTCGCCGGTGGAATCGATCATTTCCGGCACGGCGACGGCGCCCCACCCCGTGCTCTCTTCGGTGATGATGATGGGCATCATGGCGGCGCTGCTGATCTTCCGCCTGCTGCCGACGATCGGGCGCTATGTGCACCGCTCGTCCATCGCCGGTTTTTTGCTCGTGCTGGGCGTGTTCGTGACGTTCATCAACAACGCGGCGCTGGCGATCAGCGCGGTACCGCCCGAGGCGCTGAACGGCTTTGGCTTCGCGCCCTGGGGCATGGTGGTGGGCGCGACGATCTTCGCCTCGGCGCGTTGGAATCCCTTCGTCGGGCTGGTCGCCGGCACGGTGATCCGCATGATCTTCCATCTATAA
- a CDS encoding phosphoribosyltransferase family protein, with the protein MTEKTYELRLLGLTRQLPLRRVADHVTVASFVMLGDTELVETCAEELAKRLPEGIDYLVCPEAKAIPLTHAIARRLGIDYIVIRKTVKAYMDNPLIADVMSITTAAPQHLVMDSADVQKIYHKKVAIIDDVVSTGGSLRAVENILAKTACTVVAKAAPLLEEGGYDGRDLIYIQRHPVFTD; encoded by the coding sequence ATGACTGAAAAAACGTACGAACTGCGCCTTTTGGGACTGACCCGCCAGCTGCCGCTGCGCCGCGTGGCCGATCATGTGACGGTGGCCTCGTTCGTCATGCTGGGCGACACCGAGCTGGTCGAAACCTGCGCCGAAGAACTGGCGAAGCGGCTGCCCGAGGGCATCGATTACCTGGTCTGCCCAGAGGCGAAGGCCATTCCGCTGACGCACGCCATCGCGCGGCGTCTGGGCATCGACTACATCGTCATCCGCAAGACCGTCAAGGCCTACATGGACAATCCTCTCATCGCCGACGTCATGTCGATCACGACGGCGGCGCCGCAGCATCTTGTCATGGACAGTGCTGACGTGCAGAAGATCTATCACAAGAAGGTGGCGATCATCGACGACGTCGTGTCCACGGGCGGCTCGCTGCGCGCCGTGGAGAACATCCTCGCCAAGACGGCCTGCACGGTCGTGGCCAAGGCGGCGCCGCTGCTCGAAGAAGGCGGCTACGACGGCAGGGACCTGATATATATCCAGCGTCATCCCGTTTTCACGGATTGA
- a CDS encoding asparaginase has product MGRLLVVFTGGTIASGFEGQGKAPVSGASRRLKDSLAELFAERGVEALFREPLGSPGIDSSEMDPGHWLLISRCIAAELERGLSGVLILHGTDTMASTAAWMNLCFGSLPIPVILTGSQLTLDYMPEDVTSNLRGAAMACCSDLRGVWVYFNWKLIPGDRAHKAHAMHPDAFNAVNGQPLFFNPDWGLDPSPAALRTATAGQLPEETREMRGLEPGELRERCAAIRWFFAQPGARFEWQGDERFLCLLGYGAGNMIPSVLDGIERHNGTTPYVIACSQAEGGVKHPDGYDRVGMARLAKAGFRVWNQMDRSVEFVHSLCCYALAASFDAPEKVLNRYLRECRP; this is encoded by the coding sequence ATGGGACGACTTTTGGTGGTCTTTACAGGCGGCACGATCGCCAGCGGTTTCGAGGGGCAGGGCAAGGCTCCGGTTTCGGGCGCGTCGCGGCGTCTGAAAGATTCTCTTGCCGAGCTTTTTGCCGAGCGCGGCGTGGAGGCGCTCTTTCGCGAGCCGCTCGGGAGTCCCGGCATCGACAGTTCGGAGATGGATCCGGGGCACTGGCTGCTGATCTCGCGCTGCATCGCCGCGGAGCTGGAGCGGGGGCTTTCGGGCGTGCTGATCCTTCACGGCACCGACACCATGGCGAGCACGGCCGCGTGGATGAACCTGTGTTTCGGCAGTCTGCCCATTCCCGTCATCCTTACCGGCAGCCAGCTGACGCTGGATTACATGCCGGAGGACGTCACCTCGAACTTGCGCGGAGCGGCCATGGCCTGCTGCTCCGATCTGCGCGGCGTATGGGTTTATTTCAACTGGAAGCTGATCCCCGGCGACCGGGCGCACAAGGCGCACGCCATGCATCCGGACGCCTTTAACGCCGTCAACGGCCAGCCGCTGTTCTTCAATCCCGACTGGGGACTGGATCCGTCGCCGGCGGCTCTCCGCACGGCTACGGCGGGGCAGCTGCCGGAGGAAACGCGGGAGATGAGAGGTCTCGAGCCCGGCGAACTGCGCGAACGGTGCGCTGCTATCCGCTGGTTTTTCGCCCAGCCGGGAGCGCGTTTTGAATGGCAGGGCGACGAGCGCTTCCTGTGCCTGCTCGGCTACGGCGCCGGCAACATGATTCCGTCCGTGCTGGACGGCATCGAACGGCATAACGGAACGACGCCGTACGTGATCGCGTGCAGCCAGGCCGAAGGCGGCGTCAAACACCCCGACGGCTACGACCGCGTCGGCATGGCCCGTCTGGCGAAGGCGGGGTTCCGCGTCTGGAACCAGATGGACCGCTCCGTCGAGTTCGTGCACAGCCTGTGCTGCTACGCGCTGGCGGCGTCTTTTGACGCGCCGGAAAAGGTGTTGAACCGCTATCTGCGGGAATGCCGGCCATAA
- the deoC gene encoding deoxyribose-phosphate aldolase, whose product MNDLASYIDHTLLKPDATESQIRALCAEARRWRFASVCVNPRWTATAAAELRGSDVKVCTVIGFPLGASVSAVKEFEARQAVADGADELDMVVSVGDLKAGGDEYVRSDIAAVVRGALGRAVKVIIEACLLTDEEKARACRLAAAAGADFVKTSTGFSKGGATARDVALMRAAAGPDVGVKAAGGIRTRKEAEEMIAAGATRIGASAGVAICRE is encoded by the coding sequence ATGAACGATCTCGCGTCCTATATCGATCACACGCTTTTGAAGCCCGACGCCACAGAATCCCAGATCCGCGCGCTCTGCGCCGAAGCGCGGCGGTGGCGCTTCGCTTCGGTCTGCGTCAATCCCCGCTGGACGGCGACAGCGGCCGCAGAACTGCGCGGCAGCGATGTCAAAGTCTGCACGGTGATCGGGTTCCCGCTCGGCGCTTCGGTCAGCGCCGTCAAAGAGTTCGAAGCCCGCCAAGCCGTAGCGGACGGCGCCGACGAACTGGACATGGTCGTCTCCGTCGGCGACCTCAAAGCCGGCGGCGACGAATACGTGCGTTCGGATATCGCCGCGGTCGTCAGAGGCGCGCTGGGGCGCGCCGTCAAAGTCATCATCGAAGCCTGCCTGCTCACCGACGAGGAAAAGGCCCGCGCCTGCCGTCTGGCTGCCGCAGCGGGAGCGGATTTCGTCAAGACCTCGACGGGATTTTCCAAAGGCGGCGCGACCGCGCGCGACGTAGCGCTGATGCGCGCCGCGGCGGGGCCGGACGTCGGCGTCAAAGCCGCCGGCGGCATCCGTACGCGCAAAGAGGCGGAAGAAATGATCGCCGCCGGAGCGACGCGGATCGGAGCTTCGGCCGGCGTAGCGATCTGCCGGGAATAA
- a CDS encoding L,D-transpeptidase, whose amino-acid sequence MYGRAQGNFLVLSGLAVAFFVGLVSLGAWELRGGSEEPPKPQIVGSALKPAIVGPDLASEKVTGVMAKNVGANKGLRDDGEPPRPADEPAPAAIARSGEKGRWIYIDKAGFRLYLAEGNKVIDSWGVALGKVPGNKQKAGDMRTPEGSFSVQQIQDARSWTHDFKDGKGVIKNAYGPWFIRLKTGWSGIGIHGTHDPESIGTLTSEGCIRMKNEDLQELKPLVVKGMKVVIGSNAAQEKKEETKSAPEKAVKEKSSPKSGNGKKK is encoded by the coding sequence ATGTACGGAAGAGCGCAAGGAAATTTTCTCGTCCTGTCCGGTCTGGCGGTAGCGTTTTTTGTAGGGCTGGTTTCTCTCGGCGCGTGGGAACTGCGCGGCGGCTCGGAAGAACCTCCCAAGCCGCAGATCGTCGGCAGCGCGTTGAAGCCGGCCATCGTCGGGCCTGACCTCGCAAGCGAAAAAGTGACCGGCGTCATGGCGAAGAACGTCGGCGCCAATAAAGGCCTCAGAGATGATGGCGAACCGCCCCGTCCGGCGGACGAGCCGGCACCGGCCGCCATCGCCCGCAGCGGTGAAAAAGGACGCTGGATCTATATCGATAAGGCCGGTTTCAGACTGTATCTTGCCGAGGGCAACAAAGTGATCGACTCATGGGGCGTCGCCCTGGGCAAGGTGCCCGGCAACAAGCAGAAAGCCGGCGACATGCGCACGCCCGAGGGAAGTTTCTCCGTGCAGCAAATCCAGGACGCCCGCAGCTGGACTCATGATTTCAAAGACGGCAAGGGCGTTATCAAAAACGCTTACGGCCCGTGGTTCATCCGCCTTAAGACCGGATGGAGCGGCATCGGCATCCACGGTACGCACGATCCCGAATCGATCGGTACGCTGACCAGCGAAGGCTGCATCCGCATGAAAAACGAGGATCTGCAAGAACTCAAGCCGCTGGTCGTGAAAGGGATGAAAGTCGTCATCGGTTCCAACGCCGCCCAAGAGAAGAAAGAAGAAACAAAAAGCGCGCCCGAAAAAGCCGTGAAGGAAAAAAGCAGCCCGAAAAGCGGGAACGGGAAGAAGAAATAA
- the citG gene encoding triphosphoribosyl-dephospho-CoA synthase CitG has protein sequence MDVERILGENGVSLAQMLAARERRAARQREMLRGGGKSLISYTLNMPGEIKQFPLARSFFRHGLERLERHLARNGISIVKKECRLGPAGSEAMLLTDGAPADVKRLAVALEISSPASRLYDMDVLASDGTKISREALGLPPRRCVICGRAVVDCAPRRIHPARELACAAVKLMYDDAVGRFADTVASAAQRALLYEVCVSPKPGLVDRFNSGSHRDMDLFTFMDSAGALAPYFRRCAALGAEAAEQEPERLFQALRLPGMEAERAMLEATGGVNVHKGAIFSVGVICAARGRLWGRGENAAAERLAGVARKMLVGLKDEFSPQGQSAGERIFRESGVTGIRGEAAAGFPTVLERGLPVFERLLEEKLPLNDAAAVTLLHLIGAADDTNMIRRSSLSRFREVQSEIGRLLDEETVPATADIARLDRQFITENLSPGGSADLLALTLLLHFMRDFESEKAPWRSES, from the coding sequence ATGGACGTTGAGCGGATTCTTGGAGAAAACGGCGTTTCTCTTGCGCAAATGCTGGCGGCGCGCGAGCGGCGGGCGGCGCGTCAGCGGGAGATGCTGCGCGGCGGCGGAAAAAGTCTGATCAGTTATACGCTGAACATGCCGGGCGAGATCAAGCAGTTCCCTCTGGCGCGGTCGTTTTTTCGGCACGGGCTGGAGCGGTTGGAACGGCATCTGGCGCGAAACGGGATCTCGATCGTCAAAAAGGAATGCCGCCTCGGGCCGGCGGGCAGCGAGGCCATGCTTTTGACCGACGGCGCGCCGGCAGACGTCAAAAGGCTGGCTGTCGCGCTTGAGATCAGTTCGCCTGCATCTCGGCTCTACGACATGGACGTGCTAGCCTCCGACGGAACGAAAATTTCCCGCGAAGCTTTGGGCTTGCCGCCGCGCCGATGCGTGATCTGCGGGCGCGCCGTGGTGGACTGCGCGCCGCGCCGAATCCATCCGGCTCGGGAGCTGGCCTGCGCCGCCGTGAAGCTGATGTACGACGACGCCGTCGGCCGTTTTGCCGATACGGTCGCGAGCGCCGCTCAGCGGGCGCTGCTGTACGAGGTCTGCGTTTCGCCTAAGCCGGGGCTGGTGGACCGCTTCAACTCGGGATCGCATCGCGACATGGACCTTTTCACGTTTATGGACAGCGCCGGCGCGCTGGCGCCGTATTTCCGCCGCTGCGCCGCGCTGGGGGCCGAAGCGGCCGAACAGGAGCCGGAGCGGCTTTTTCAGGCGCTGCGGCTGCCGGGAATGGAGGCCGAAAGGGCCATGCTGGAAGCGACCGGCGGCGTCAATGTCCATAAGGGCGCGATCTTCTCCGTCGGCGTGATCTGCGCGGCTCGCGGCCGGCTGTGGGGGCGCGGGGAAAACGCCGCGGCGGAGCGGTTGGCCGGCGTGGCGCGGAAGATGCTTGTGGGCTTGAAAGATGAATTTTCTCCGCAGGGACAGTCCGCGGGCGAGAGGATTTTCCGCGAAAGCGGCGTCACGGGAATTCGCGGCGAGGCGGCGGCCGGTTTCCCCACGGTGCTTGAACGGGGGCTGCCCGTTTTCGAGCGGCTGCTGGAGGAAAAACTGCCGCTGAACGACGCCGCGGCGGTGACCCTGCTGCATCTGATCGGCGCCGCGGACGACACGAACATGATCCGACGCTCCAGCCTGTCCCGCTTTCGCGAGGTGCAGAGCGAGATCGGCCGTCTGCTCGATGAAGAAACTGTGCCGGCCACTGCGGACATCGCCCGGCTCGACCGTCAGTTCATCACGGAGAACCTCAGTCCCGGCGGCAGCGCCGATCTGCTGGCGCTGACGCTGCTGTTGCATTTCATGCGGGATTTCGAGAGTGAAAAAGCGCCGTGGCGGAGTGAGAGCTAA